In the genome of Phycisphaeraceae bacterium, one region contains:
- a CDS encoding 7-carboxy-7-deazaguanine synthase QueE, with protein sequence MSVPLRVRDDNDANTLPIAETFVSVQGEGKLTGVPSWFVRLSGCNLRCAWCDTPYASWSPEKTVRALDDLIGEAARIASGGVRHAVVTGGEPLLFPHAVDLCERLGREAGMHVTVETAGTLDPAPGAPCDLLSVSPKLSTSAPDPVAFPREHAMHESRRVNLPALRSLLGRQRASGRDLQLKFVVTDPGDLVEIQALLDRLEGWDATDVLLMPEGRTREEIAARQGWVAKACVDRGWRYCQRLHIELFGNRRGT encoded by the coding sequence GTGAGCGTTCCACTGCGCGTGCGCGACGACAACGACGCGAACACGCTCCCCATCGCCGAGACCTTCGTCAGCGTGCAGGGCGAGGGGAAACTGACGGGCGTGCCCTCGTGGTTCGTGCGCCTCTCCGGGTGCAACCTGCGCTGCGCGTGGTGCGACACGCCCTACGCGAGCTGGTCGCCCGAGAAGACCGTTCGCGCGCTCGATGACCTGATCGGCGAAGCGGCGCGCATCGCGTCGGGCGGCGTGCGCCACGCCGTCGTCACCGGGGGAGAGCCCCTGCTCTTCCCACACGCCGTCGATCTGTGCGAGCGCCTCGGGCGCGAGGCCGGGATGCATGTGACCGTCGAGACCGCTGGGACCCTTGACCCGGCCCCCGGCGCGCCCTGCGACCTGCTCAGCGTCAGCCCCAAACTGTCGACCTCGGCCCCCGACCCGGTCGCCTTCCCCCGCGAGCACGCGATGCACGAGTCGCGGCGCGTGAACCTGCCGGCGCTGCGCTCGCTGCTGGGGCGCCAGCGCGCGTCCGGGCGCGACCTGCAGCTCAAGTTCGTCGTGACCGACCCGGGCGACCTCGTCGAGATCCAGGCCCTGCTCGACCGGCTGGAGGGCTGGGACGCGACCGATGTCCTGCTGATGCCCGAGGGTCGGACCCGGGAGGAGATCGCGGCCAGGCAGGGCTGGGTGGCGAAGGCGTGCGTCGACAGGGGCTGGCGCTATTGTCAACGGCTCCACATCGAGCTCTTCGGGAACCGCCGCGGAACCTGA